In a genomic window of Helianthus annuus cultivar XRQ/B chromosome 10, HanXRQr2.0-SUNRISE, whole genome shotgun sequence:
- the LOC110880565 gene encoding uncharacterized protein LOC110880565 — MPKYAKFLKDLLRNKEKLGELSNVPLNGGCSTVVLNKLPEKFTDPGIFTIPCLFGSNTNTRALADLGASINLMPFSLYEKLDLGELAPTRMTLSLADRSVKYPRGIVENLLVKVDKFVFPADFVILDMEADERVPIILGRPFLRTAKALIDVYDGKITLRVGEERVTFEIDRSMNHPSGSDDYSGPCHSIYFLNSFISCVDHCLEYISGADLVVGEKVGKKVEEELENVGEVEEEGIPLIPDVLAVSDDTTQPPPLELKVFPSHLEYAFLGKGSELPVIISSELEESEKVRLLDVLRANIEAIACRLSDIKGISPSYSTHRILMEDDINRWCNPKGGLTPTCKM; from the coding sequence ATGCCCAAATACGCGAAGTTCTTGAAAGACCTCCTTAGGAACAAAGAGAAATTAGGAGAGTTGTCTAACGTCCCGTTGAATGGGGGATGTTCCACCGTTGTGTTAAATAAGCTTCCCGAAAAGTTTACCGATCCGGGTATTTTTACCATTCCTTGTCTATTCGGTAGTAATACCAACACTCGAGCCTTAGCCGACTTAGGTGCTAGCATCAATTTGATGCCCTTTTCTCTTTATGAGAAGCTAGACCTAGGAGAGCTTGCACCTACCCGAATGACATTATCCTTAGCCGATCGGTCCGTTAAGTACCCTAGGGGTATAGTTGAGAACTTGCTTGTTAAGGTAGACAAATTCGTGTTTCCGGCCGATTTCGTAATTCTTGATATGGAAGCGGATGAGAGAGTTCCCATTATACTAGGTCGTCCTTTCTTACGTACCGCTAAGGCCCTTATAGACGTTTACGATGGTAAGATCACCCTTAGGGTCGGTGAGGAGAGAGTTACTTTTGAGATAGATCGTTCCATGAACCACCCGAGTGGTTCGGATGACTATAGTGGTCCTTGCCATTCCATCTACTTTTTGAACTCGTTTATCTCGTGTGTCGACCATTGCTTAGAGTACATTAGTGGAGCGGACTTAGTGGTAGGTGAGAAGGTAGGAAAGAAAGTAGAAGAGGAGTTAGAGAATGTAGGTGAAGTTGAAGAGGAGGGGATTCCTTTAATCCCCGATGTGTTAGCGGTTAGTGATGACACCACCCAACCCCCACCTTTAGAACTTAAGGTATTTCCATCTCATCTAGAGTATGCTTTCTTAGGGAAGGGTTCCGAGCTACCTGTTATTATTTCATCCGAGTTAGAGGAGAGTGAGAAAGTGAGGTTGTTAGATGTGTTGAGGGCCAACATAGAGGCCATTGCATGTAGGTTGTCCGACATTAAGGGCATAAGCCCTTCCTATTCCACCCACCGGATACTCATGGAGGATGATATAAACCGGTGGTGCAACCCCAAAGGAGGCTTAACCCCAACATGCAAGATGTAG
- the LOC110880566 gene encoding uncharacterized protein LOC110880566 — MSRKLEERLPGQFTGNTQPNPNAHVKAITTRSGKTVGNPSVEERVVEEDEEIKMEAPGKVQSRLRLASTTQSEESQSEKKAEKTPVDVRSSPLVDHSYIPFPSRLKNQRYSREYGQFLDIFKQLKINLPFIKALLSMPKYAKFLKDLLRNKEKLGELSNVPLHGGCSAVVLNQLPEKLTDPGVFTIPCLFGSNTNTKALADLGASINLMPFSLYEKLDLGELSPTRMTLSLADRSVKHPRGIVENLLVKVDKFVFPADFVILDMEADENVPLILGRPFLNTAKALIDVFLGTITLRAGEESVVFKVMNSRGPSDRVQAVSLVGECEKDERDEKVVSGPSLEKVIGLKCGDPPDRRVEELEERMVRLESKLEILSKAKCGDV, encoded by the coding sequence ATGTCTAGAAAGTTAGAGGAGAGATTACCCGGTCAGTTTACGGGTAACACCCAACCTAACCCGAATGCTCATGTAAAGGCCATTACCACTCGTAGTGGCAAAACAGTAGGGAACCCTAGTGTTGAAGAGAGAGTGGTTGAGGAAGATGAAGAGATCAAAATGGAGGCTCCCGGCAAAGTGCAATCGAGGCTGCGCCTAGCAAGTACCACACAGTCCGAGGAGTCTCAAAGTGAGAAGAAAGCTGAGAAAACGCCCGTAGACGTTAGATCGTCTCCTTTAGTAGACCATTCGTATATCCCGTTTCCCTCACGTCTTAAGAACCAAAGATACTCAAGGGAATACGGGCAATTTCTAGACATCTTCAAGCAATTGAAGATTAATCTTCCGTTTATCAAGGCACTTCTGTCGATGCCTAAATATGCGAAATTTTTAAAGGACCTTCTTAGGAATAAGGAGAAGTTAGGGGAGTTGTCGAATGTCCCATTGCATGGAGGGTGTTCGGCCGTTGTCTTAAATCAGCTTCCCGAAAAGCTTACCGATCCCGGTGTTTTCACAATTCCTTGTCTATTCGGTAGTAACACCAATACTAAAGCCTTAGCTGACCTAGGTGCTAGCATCAATTTGATGCCCTTTTCTCTTTATGAGAAGCTAGACTTAGGCGAGCTTTCACCTACCCGAATGACATTATCCTTAGCTGATAGGTCAGTCAAACACCCGAGGGGCATAGTTGAGAATTTGCTTGTTAAGGTTGATAAGTTCGTTTTTCCGGCCGATTTCGTCATTCTCGATATGGAAGCCGATGAAAACGTACCATTAATTTTAGGACGCCCGTTCTTGAACACCGCTAAAGCTCTCATAGATGTCTTTTTAGGCACCATCACACTTAGAGCAGGCGAGGAATCGGTAGTTTTTAAGGTTATGAATTCGAGAGGGCCTAGTGATAGAGTGCAGGCGGTATCGTTAGTGGGTGAGTGTGAGAAGGACGAGAGAGATGAGAAGGTGGTGAGTGGTCCGAGTCTAGAGAAAGTGATAGgactcaagtgtggggatccaCCTGATAGGAGAGTAGAGGAATTAGAAGAGAGAATGGTGCGTTTAGAATCTAAGCTAGAGATACTAAGCAAggctaagtgtggggatgtttga
- the LOC118483366 gene encoding signal peptidase complex catalytic subunit SEC11A-like: MLQGDILFMHMSKDPIRVGDILLFTVDGHEIPIVHRAIKVHEYQHIGEVYVLAKGDNNSYGDDMFLYTQGQMWLKRHHITWRAI, translated from the exons ATGTTACAGGGTGATATTCTGTTTATGCATATGAGCAAGGACCCGATTCGTGTAGGAGATATTTTATTGTTCACTGTTGAT GGACACGAAATTCCAATAGTTCATAGAGCTATAAAG GTTCATGAGTATCAACATATTGGAGAAGTTTATGTCCTTGCAAAAG GAGACAACAATAGCTATGGAGATGACATGTTTTTGTATACTCAAGGTCAGATGTGGTTGAAGCGGCATCATATCACATGGAGGGCAATCTAA